In the genome of Hymenobacter cellulosivorans, one region contains:
- a CDS encoding SGNH/GDSL hydrolase family protein has translation MPQITRQHTFVRFNGGGNLNISGLSWLAGNVLRIWAPSNSTGASMQSFGVASNGGTLAQFVPGSGYWIHSSSSTPNYTIPATFEIIFGVATAPENTLPVANAGADTTLTLPSNSVVLQGSGSDAEGSVTYAWKQITGPNTATGVPSAVAQPVVSNLVAGVYQFRLTVTDTAGATKTDDVLVTVNAAPAPVLALNTATPTSGQQARRVVFQGSNFGATQNTSTLKIGAVNFDVLTWSNTAITAAVPVGAPSGAGTASLTIGGTTVTKPFTVLALTSAYTGDKNLLAFLSGDSQTAEYGLNAGEGYAGQMNATWDALDTSMSVSPTTGPAGTAISGATTTQIRNFFAQRVLSPMQQAVASGEYDGCLYGVLLGVNNLTFALVNGVTLDDALATAKTDIEYMVRQALALPECGGAVLITQTNTASVAEGSSTPILPYVQQLQQWAVALGPSLEAELGKPVRVAQSHLIPELTEPATDRFYFQDEVHPARRGQVLMAATVRPVLEQIAQQVYAVAPPVFEFTFTNPINATFPSPTEVIIDDESVYYGSGAVSNKAIGPANDGSLLRGGVEAVYNEADKGFQFGMNDLPVPRTRTGPSTSANIKFGFYPLDATETGFVQIWRGLSGGTKFPITNGQKMRIQMERAQASDPFDVVWYINEIEVFRQVAPTLGAAYYFDVSLPGGSVISAVRGAKLFADNYVDLPA, from the coding sequence ATGCCACAGATTACTCGACAGCACACCTTTGTCCGCTTCAATGGCGGCGGCAACCTCAACATTTCCGGCCTGTCTTGGCTGGCCGGAAATGTGCTGCGCATTTGGGCACCGAGCAATAGCACCGGTGCCAGCATGCAATCCTTTGGCGTAGCCAGCAACGGGGGAACCTTAGCTCAGTTCGTTCCTGGCTCTGGCTACTGGATTCATTCCAGTTCATCGACACCCAACTACACGATTCCAGCAACCTTTGAAATCATCTTCGGCGTTGCTACCGCGCCGGAAAACACGCTGCCTGTGGCCAACGCTGGGGCCGATACTACGCTCACGCTGCCCTCCAATTCGGTCGTATTGCAGGGCTCTGGCTCCGACGCAGAAGGGTCTGTAACTTATGCCTGGAAGCAGATAACGGGCCCAAACACGGCCACTGGCGTTCCCAGCGCTGTAGCCCAGCCGGTTGTGTCTAACTTGGTAGCCGGAGTCTATCAGTTCCGCCTGACGGTAACAGACACGGCTGGTGCTACCAAAACCGACGATGTGTTGGTGACGGTGAATGCCGCGCCGGCTCCAGTGCTGGCCCTTAATACGGCCACGCCCACCAGCGGCCAGCAGGCCCGACGGGTCGTATTTCAGGGGAGCAACTTTGGCGCTACCCAGAATACAAGTACACTGAAAATTGGTGCGGTCAATTTTGATGTGCTGACCTGGAGCAACACAGCCATCACTGCGGCCGTGCCCGTTGGAGCGCCAAGCGGGGCAGGCACGGCCAGCCTGACCATAGGCGGCACAACGGTAACCAAGCCCTTCACCGTGCTGGCGTTGACCTCGGCCTACACGGGTGATAAAAACCTGCTGGCATTCCTCAGCGGCGACAGCCAAACGGCCGAGTATGGGCTCAACGCGGGCGAGGGCTACGCGGGACAGATGAACGCTACATGGGACGCCCTGGACACGTCCATGAGCGTGTCGCCCACAACAGGCCCGGCTGGTACGGCCATCAGCGGGGCTACCACCACGCAGATCCGGAATTTCTTTGCACAACGGGTTCTTTCCCCAATGCAGCAGGCGGTAGCCAGTGGTGAGTATGATGGTTGTTTGTACGGGGTTTTACTAGGAGTCAATAACCTGACCTTCGCCCTTGTTAACGGCGTAACGCTGGATGATGCTCTGGCTACGGCCAAGACCGACATCGAATACATGGTTCGGCAGGCGCTGGCCTTGCCCGAGTGCGGCGGCGCGGTGCTGATTACGCAAACCAATACGGCCAGCGTAGCCGAGGGCTCCAGTACCCCGATTCTGCCCTACGTCCAGCAGCTCCAGCAGTGGGCTGTTGCCCTGGGCCCCTCCTTGGAAGCCGAGTTGGGTAAGCCGGTGCGGGTAGCGCAAAGCCACCTGATTCCCGAACTCACGGAGCCGGCCACTGACCGGTTCTATTTCCAGGATGAGGTACACCCTGCTCGCCGGGGGCAGGTGCTGATGGCAGCCACCGTCCGGCCCGTGCTGGAGCAGATTGCGCAGCAGGTGTACGCTGTAGCCCCGCCGGTCTTTGAGTTTACGTTCACGAACCCTATTAATGCCACCTTTCCTTCGCCTACCGAAGTAATCATTGATGATGAATCGGTGTACTACGGCAGCGGCGCGGTGAGCAATAAGGCTATCGGCCCAGCGAATGATGGCTCCTTGCTGCGCGGGGGCGTGGAAGCGGTATACAACGAGGCCGACAAAGGGTTCCAGTTTGGTATGAATGATTTGCCCGTCCCGCGCACTCGGACCGGTCCCTCCACTAGCGCCAATATCAAGTTTGGTTTTTATCCATTGGATGCTACAGAAACCGGCTTTGTGCAAATCTGGCGGGGGTTGAGTGGAGGCACAAAATTCCCTATCACCAACGGGCAGAAAATGCGGATTCAAATGGAGCGGGCCCAGGCGTCTGACCCGTTCGATGTGGTGTGGTACATCAACGAAATAGAGGTGTTCCGTCAAGTAGCCCCAACCTTGGGGGCCGCCTATTACTTCGATGTGTCGTTGCCTGGGGGCAGCGTTATTTCCGCCGTGCGTGGAGCTAAACTCTTTGCTGACAACTATGTGGATTTGCCAGCCTAA
- a CDS encoding glycoside hydrolase family 19 protein, whose product MQLTKQLLMAAVTGCTAAEADKFLKPLNDTLVRYNISTALRIAHFLAQIGHESVGLDAVREYASGAAYEGRKDLGNVMPGDGVRFRGRGLIQITGRANYYALSQAFGVDFVANPVLLEQPLYAALSAGWYWKGRGLNELADGNFFLTITKRINGGTNGLADRERRFLVAAKALGVPGGVVPKVAA is encoded by the coding sequence ATGCAGCTCACTAAACAACTCCTGATGGCGGCCGTGACCGGCTGCACGGCAGCTGAGGCCGACAAGTTTCTCAAACCCCTCAACGACACGCTGGTCCGCTATAATATCAGCACGGCGCTGCGCATTGCTCACTTCCTGGCGCAGATCGGCCACGAGTCGGTGGGCCTGGATGCCGTGCGCGAGTACGCTTCCGGAGCCGCCTACGAAGGGCGCAAGGACCTGGGCAACGTCATGCCCGGCGACGGGGTGCGCTTCCGGGGCCGGGGCCTGATCCAGATTACCGGCCGGGCCAATTACTACGCCCTGAGCCAGGCCTTCGGCGTGGACTTCGTGGCCAACCCCGTGCTGCTCGAGCAGCCCCTGTACGCGGCGCTGTCGGCCGGCTGGTACTGGAAAGGCCGGGGGCTGAATGAACTGGCCGACGGCAACTTCTTTCTGACCATCACCAAGCGCATCAACGGCGGCACCAACGGCCTGGCCGACCGGGAGCGGCGCTTCCTGGTAGCGGCCAAAGCCCTGGGCGTGCCTGGCGGCGTGGTGCCCAAGGTGGCCGCTTAA
- the umuD gene encoding translesion error-prone DNA polymerase V autoproteolytic subunit, with translation MSRVVVLNVLRKPLLLPFFQSRVPAGFPSPAEDHMGVKLDLNALLLSHPHATYLVMVEGHSMTGGRSGIQDGALLAVDCRLKPRHDDIIIAVVEGQHTVKRLIQRGQDWWLVPDNPLYPSIPLTGEPDLYDCWGVVTHVVTETRPGRLSRYVRVS, from the coding sequence ATGAGCCGAGTTGTTGTCCTCAATGTTTTGCGGAAGCCCTTGCTGCTTCCTTTCTTTCAATCCCGGGTCCCAGCCGGCTTTCCGTCGCCTGCCGAGGACCACATGGGGGTGAAGCTGGACCTGAATGCCTTGCTGCTTTCTCACCCCCACGCCACGTACCTAGTGATGGTGGAGGGGCACAGTATGACTGGCGGCCGCTCTGGCATTCAGGACGGCGCCTTGCTGGCCGTCGACTGCCGGCTTAAACCGCGCCATGACGACATTATCATTGCCGTTGTGGAGGGCCAGCATACGGTTAAGCGTCTCATTCAGCGCGGCCAGGACTGGTGGCTGGTACCGGATAATCCACTGTACCCATCCATTCCGCTCACTGGGGAGCCTGACCTCTACGACTGCTGGGGCGTCGTCACCCACGTTGTCACGGAAACCCGCCCAGG
- a CDS encoding BLUF domain-containing protein, which translates to MHLLDTSIYQLLYRSQATAPMPEAQLQQLLDWSHDYNAKHQITGLLLYSEGYFVQVLEGPQQEVRTLYARIQQDRRHHQIVTIGEGPEPERRFADWTMGFGQVALPAIEPVLTVEPSRPVAPDVNEHHIQALLRAFGVG; encoded by the coding sequence TTGCACCTGCTCGACACGAGCATCTATCAGCTGCTCTACCGCAGCCAGGCAACCGCCCCCATGCCGGAAGCGCAGTTACAGCAGCTGCTCGACTGGAGCCATGACTATAACGCCAAGCACCAGATTACGGGGCTTTTGCTCTACAGTGAGGGCTATTTTGTGCAGGTTCTGGAAGGACCTCAGCAGGAAGTGCGGACGCTCTATGCGCGTATCCAACAAGACCGACGCCATCACCAGATTGTAACCATCGGCGAAGGACCCGAACCCGAGCGGCGCTTTGCCGACTGGACTATGGGCTTTGGGCAAGTGGCGCTGCCAGCTATTGAGCCGGTGCTGACGGTAGAGCCAAGTCGGCCCGTAGCCCCGGATGTGAACGAGCACCATATTCAGGCCTTGTTGCGCGCCTTTGGCGTGGGCTAA
- a CDS encoding P-loop NTPase fold protein — MSLDISVSGQNELFEKHLKEDKNERIIFSGAFGIGKTYFLENFFTPSQSDYLAIKLSPVNYSISSNEDIFKLIKYDILFELASKHGLTLEGEPVSWDVALGTLLPSRAASIIQSFLPLIPLLNKDMESIPVVLTALTSWVTIADGISKQKSAAAKETKVIDFGEQIAAMYNLESDYITTFLENSLTTLAQEKKAKYKVLIIDDLDRIDPEHIFRLFNIFSAHLDYHKISSNKFGFDRVIFVCDIHNIRNIFHSRYGTDTDFTGYIDKFFSKEIFFFNNEAEISNYVDHIIAGFNFEKDPGAYFQQRILQGRNYNEQGLLHIIFKELILSGGLKMRRLKESYANNFYIPSKILKVSSPESGTEDIPYRNLPALVTIEILSRILGGGFALSKAIKTAVKYKKSIEYQTANSRQTNWLVGMLLPVLDYSNHQFSVLYNPEIVYGYNHTSGIHIPYTITIANSHSHDRYYFAHTQPGTKGSLDFLFLLDLTVDSLLQQNILR; from the coding sequence ATGTCCCTTGATATATCTGTTTCCGGTCAAAATGAATTGTTTGAAAAACACCTAAAAGAGGACAAAAACGAGCGCATTATCTTTTCAGGCGCGTTCGGCATTGGGAAAACCTATTTCTTAGAAAATTTTTTCACTCCTTCGCAATCTGATTACCTTGCAATAAAACTTTCACCAGTCAATTACTCTATATCGTCGAATGAGGATATTTTTAAATTAATAAAATACGATATTTTATTTGAGTTAGCTTCCAAACACGGACTGACTTTAGAAGGGGAACCTGTTAGCTGGGACGTTGCACTTGGAACCTTATTACCTAGCAGAGCTGCTTCCATTATACAAAGTTTTCTTCCTCTGATTCCACTTCTTAATAAGGATATGGAATCAATACCAGTCGTTCTGACTGCGCTTACATCTTGGGTTACTATTGCTGACGGAATCAGCAAACAGAAATCAGCCGCCGCTAAAGAAACCAAAGTCATTGACTTCGGAGAGCAAATAGCAGCTATGTATAACTTAGAATCAGACTACATAACTACTTTCTTAGAAAACAGTTTAACAACGCTTGCACAGGAAAAAAAAGCTAAGTACAAAGTATTAATCATAGATGACCTCGATAGAATTGACCCAGAGCATATATTTAGACTGTTCAATATATTCAGTGCTCACCTTGATTACCACAAAATTTCAAGCAATAAGTTCGGATTTGACAGAGTAATTTTTGTTTGTGATATACATAACATTCGGAATATATTTCACAGTCGCTATGGAACCGATACGGACTTCACAGGATATATTGACAAGTTTTTTAGCAAGGAAATATTTTTCTTTAATAACGAAGCGGAGATAAGTAATTATGTTGATCATATTATCGCAGGATTTAATTTTGAAAAAGACCCAGGAGCATATTTTCAACAACGTATTTTACAAGGCCGTAATTACAACGAACAGGGTTTGTTGCACATAATATTTAAAGAGCTTATTCTGTCAGGCGGGTTAAAAATGCGCAGGCTTAAGGAAAGCTATGCTAATAATTTTTACATTCCATCCAAAATACTAAAAGTATCCTCACCTGAATCAGGCACTGAAGATATACCCTACCGTAACTTGCCTGCTCTTGTTACTATTGAAATATTGAGCAGAATTCTTGGTGGTGGCTTTGCTTTATCGAAAGCAATAAAAACTGCTGTTAAATACAAAAAGAGTATTGAATACCAAACAGCCAATTCACGTCAAACAAACTGGCTAGTAGGCATGCTACTTCCTGTATTAGATTATTCAAATCATCAGTTTAGTGTTCTATATAATCCAGAAATAGTATATGGCTATAACCACACTTCAGGCATACATATTCCATACACGATTACAATTGCCAATTCACACTCTCATGACAGATATTATTTTGCACATACACAACCTGGAACAAAAGGAAGTTTAGACTTTTTATTTCTTCTCGATTTAACTGTAGACTCATTACTTCAGCAAAATATTCTCAGGTAG
- a CDS encoding DNA/RNA non-specific endonuclease: MKHSYRRTGRLWLSALVTLLWAGSLTSTAQTTTRESFETGTKPTYPASAVLLSTGTWTLDNALLGSSVLDHKNGTQALRLTQMGKATMDFFLPEGASTVTVQHALYGSEASSGFELYYQSQSCSCNKWVKVGSTVIASTATLQSASFAVNVSGPVRFELRKVSGAGAQLNLDDVVVTPYAVTPPPTVGDNDHLTMGNPSGAATDVNMPFNYLMRKRQFALSYHRDQGKPNWVSWYLAPAWLGSTPRQDNFRNDTELPAGWYQVGSGSYSGSGFDRGHNTPSADRTSSVADNSATFLMTNMIPQAPNNNQITWATLENYARTLVDQGNELYIIMGSYGKGGTGSAGYKETIDNGRVQVPNRVWKVIVVLPMGNNDVSRVGSGTRIIAVDTPNQQGLTSNWGQYRTSVDAIETATGLDLLSSLPTAVQDLVEATIDSGPTN; the protein is encoded by the coding sequence ATGAAACACTCTTACCGGCGTACCGGCCGCCTCTGGCTGAGCGCCCTGGTCACCCTGCTCTGGGCCGGGTCGCTGACCAGCACGGCCCAGACCACGACGCGCGAGTCCTTCGAGACGGGCACCAAGCCCACCTACCCAGCGAGCGCCGTGCTCTTGAGCACGGGCACCTGGACCCTGGACAACGCCCTGCTGGGCTCCTCGGTTCTGGACCACAAGAACGGCACGCAGGCCCTGCGCCTGACGCAGATGGGCAAGGCCACCATGGATTTCTTCCTGCCCGAGGGGGCCTCGACCGTCACGGTGCAGCACGCGCTCTACGGCAGCGAGGCCAGCTCCGGCTTTGAGCTCTACTACCAGAGCCAGAGCTGCAGCTGCAACAAGTGGGTCAAAGTCGGTTCCACCGTTATTGCCAGCACGGCTACGCTGCAGTCGGCCTCGTTTGCCGTCAACGTGTCGGGGCCCGTGCGCTTCGAGCTGCGTAAAGTCTCGGGCGCAGGCGCGCAACTCAACCTGGACGACGTGGTCGTCACGCCCTACGCCGTGACGCCGCCGCCCACCGTCGGCGACAACGACCACCTGACCATGGGCAACCCCAGCGGTGCGGCAACGGACGTGAACATGCCGTTTAACTATTTGATGCGCAAGCGCCAGTTTGCCCTCTCCTACCACCGCGACCAGGGCAAGCCCAACTGGGTGAGCTGGTACCTCGCCCCCGCCTGGCTGGGCTCAACGCCTCGGCAGGACAACTTCCGCAACGATACGGAACTGCCCGCTGGCTGGTACCAGGTCGGCAGCGGCAGCTACTCGGGTTCGGGCTTTGACCGGGGCCACAACACCCCTTCCGCGGACCGTACCAGTTCGGTGGCCGACAACTCGGCCACGTTCCTGATGACCAACATGATTCCGCAGGCACCCAACAACAACCAGATTACCTGGGCCACCTTGGAGAACTACGCCCGCACCCTGGTCGACCAAGGCAATGAGCTCTACATCATCATGGGCAGCTACGGCAAGGGCGGCACGGGCTCAGCCGGCTACAAAGAAACCATCGACAACGGCCGCGTGCAGGTACCCAACCGGGTCTGGAAAGTCATCGTGGTGCTGCCCATGGGCAACAACGACGTTTCCCGCGTGGGCAGCGGCACGCGCATCATCGCCGTGGATACGCCCAATCAACAGGGCCTGACCAGCAACTGGGGCCAGTACCGGACCAGCGTAGACGCCATTGAAACGGCTACGGGCCTGGATCTGCTCTCCTCCCTGCCCACGGCGGTACAGGATCTGGTCGAGGCCACCATTGATTCGGGTCCCACCAACTAG
- a CDS encoding SH3 domain-containing protein, translating to MKRLLLILLLLPTVLVAQAQVHVRGYYRSNGTYVKPHERTRPNHTVTDNYSYPGNHNPNSITTTTGTTGETPNTIQPTRGKTAPYSGSGTYKVNSSIAPPLRAAPNVSAAEIYSCPRQATVQVLEDAGDIYCKVSVNGHVGYISKNLLVRADAVLPEYTAEPAPEKKPVIIPKPQSLSSVGKYLYKTSFDAPFGPALRDAPSITANEIYACPRTAQVYVLEEMDGLYRKVFVDGYVGYVAKTLLVQP from the coding sequence ATGAAAAGACTTCTACTCATCTTGCTCCTGTTACCTACTGTACTAGTTGCTCAAGCGCAGGTGCATGTGCGAGGCTACTATCGTAGCAACGGTACGTATGTCAAGCCGCACGAAAGAACTCGGCCGAATCACACCGTCACTGATAACTACAGCTATCCTGGCAACCACAACCCTAACAGCATCACTACGACGACTGGCACCACAGGGGAAACGCCCAATACTATCCAGCCGACACGAGGAAAAACAGCGCCTTACTCAGGCTCAGGCACCTACAAGGTAAACTCCAGTATTGCCCCACCGCTTCGAGCTGCGCCAAATGTGAGTGCCGCCGAAATTTACTCGTGCCCTCGGCAAGCAACGGTGCAGGTGCTGGAAGATGCAGGAGATATTTATTGCAAGGTTTCGGTGAATGGGCATGTAGGCTACATATCCAAGAATCTTCTTGTCAGAGCTGACGCCGTTCTGCCCGAGTATACTGCGGAACCGGCTCCAGAAAAGAAACCAGTCATTATACCCAAGCCTCAGTCACTTAGCTCGGTAGGCAAGTACCTGTACAAGACATCCTTTGATGCCCCCTTTGGCCCGGCTTTGCGAGATGCACCCAGTATTACGGCAAACGAAATTTATGCTTGCCCCAGGACAGCGCAAGTATATGTACTGGAGGAGATGGATGGCTTATACCGTAAAGTATTTGTCGATGGCTACGTGGGATATGTAGCCAAGACGCTTCTTGTGCAGCCGTAA
- a CDS encoding Clp protease ClpP produces MAELLIPIREYIGKSEWNWETGEFEWATNADDVRMALEWAQYDGMEVTSICLEIGTCFGGSVTHGLEIYNYLKGLGLPIRTRILSLAASMGSVIPLVGDVVEIEQTAQVLVHGPSGYAGGTVREATSGLKQLSDLHNILRNVYVARTGQPVAVVEEWMSKDTWFTADEALALGLVTTVLPLAPKNTPAATTAQASARRAKFADIVARADKRTIRALTKPTPKAAAKRPAANASPKPMTKNVIPITKAVGQKSSAPTAEQQANAAAVLAFAKKLGVKATIESAGETAEVTAEAVGTVLADGAGTLYTDGVPALDSAVFNDEALTVPTDDGEYEAEDRRVITVAGGVVTDITEATAEDETETPAASTETLTAAITAALGPLVTRLDAMEGKVTAFSKVVPPTPKPRAQVAGSPQGDVKNPAKPKARGVLSGATAAKD; encoded by the coding sequence ATGGCTGAACTGCTCATTCCTATCCGCGAATACATCGGCAAATCCGAGTGGAATTGGGAAACCGGTGAGTTTGAGTGGGCCACCAATGCGGACGACGTGCGCATGGCCCTCGAGTGGGCCCAGTATGATGGAATGGAGGTGACCAGCATTTGCCTGGAAATCGGTACCTGCTTCGGAGGCTCCGTTACCCACGGCCTGGAAATCTACAACTACCTGAAGGGGCTCGGTCTGCCGATTCGCACCCGCATCCTGTCGCTGGCCGCCAGCATGGGCTCGGTGATTCCGCTGGTGGGCGACGTGGTGGAAATTGAGCAGACCGCCCAAGTACTCGTGCACGGCCCCAGTGGCTACGCCGGCGGCACCGTGCGAGAAGCTACCTCGGGCCTAAAGCAGCTCTCTGACCTGCACAACATCTTGCGCAATGTGTACGTGGCCCGCACGGGCCAGCCAGTAGCAGTCGTCGAGGAGTGGATGAGCAAAGACACTTGGTTCACCGCCGACGAGGCGCTGGCGCTGGGCCTGGTCACCACAGTACTACCGCTGGCTCCCAAAAATACGCCTGCTGCTACCACGGCGCAGGCCAGCGCCCGCCGCGCCAAGTTCGCGGACATCGTCGCCCGCGCCGATAAGCGCACCATTCGTGCCCTCACTAAGCCTACACCCAAGGCGGCTGCCAAACGGCCCGCCGCTAACGCTTCCCCTAAACCCATGACTAAAAACGTCATTCCGATTACCAAGGCAGTAGGCCAAAAGTCTTCTGCTCCCACTGCTGAGCAGCAAGCCAATGCCGCCGCTGTACTTGCTTTTGCCAAAAAGCTAGGTGTAAAGGCCACCATCGAAAGTGCTGGCGAAACCGCCGAGGTAACGGCCGAAGCTGTGGGTACCGTGCTGGCCGACGGGGCCGGCACGCTCTACACCGACGGCGTGCCGGCTCTCGACTCGGCCGTGTTCAACGACGAGGCCCTGACCGTGCCCACCGATGACGGCGAGTACGAGGCCGAGGATAGACGCGTGATTACCGTAGCCGGTGGCGTTGTAACGGACATCACCGAGGCCACGGCAGAAGACGAGACCGAAACTCCTGCGGCCAGCACCGAGACCCTGACCGCTGCCATCACGGCCGCCCTGGGCCCGCTGGTAACCCGGCTCGACGCCATGGAAGGCAAGGTAACGGCCTTTAGCAAGGTCGTGCCGCCCACGCCCAAGCCCCGCGCGCAGGTGGCCGGCAGTCCCCAGGGGGATGTCAAGAATCCGGCAAAACCCAAGGCCCGCGGCGTGCTCTCCGGCGCTACCGCGGCCAAAGACTAG
- a CDS encoding DUF6712 family protein, protein MSQLLITKYDLPEFWPVSTNISDELVNPYIGKAQTFDVRPLLTAQEWAGLERNLGNGTSEFPGIEVDPAEFLAAPPATSWDEDKLAALWAGFIRPLLATETFRRMILWHGTHITQNGVETLSDGSNQPISAARRAELKADVEAERNLYIGRLQAALRAFRPATAPTICGASARRRPGRGGLKTFAV, encoded by the coding sequence ATGAGCCAGCTGCTAATCACCAAGTACGACCTGCCCGAGTTCTGGCCCGTCAGCACCAACATCAGTGACGAGCTGGTAAATCCCTACATCGGCAAGGCCCAGACTTTTGACGTGCGCCCGCTGCTCACGGCCCAGGAGTGGGCCGGGCTGGAGCGCAATCTGGGCAACGGCACCAGTGAGTTTCCCGGCATTGAGGTGGACCCGGCCGAGTTCCTGGCCGCGCCGCCGGCCACGAGCTGGGACGAGGATAAGCTGGCAGCGCTCTGGGCTGGCTTTATCCGGCCGCTACTGGCTACGGAAACCTTCCGCCGCATGATCCTCTGGCACGGCACCCACATCACCCAGAATGGAGTGGAAACACTGTCTGATGGCAGTAATCAGCCTATTTCCGCCGCCCGTCGTGCTGAGCTCAAGGCCGATGTAGAAGCCGAGCGCAACCTGTATATAGGTCGCCTGCAGGCCGCCTTGCGAGCCTTCCGCCCGGCCACAGCACCCACTATCTGCGGCGCCTCAGCCCGCCGTCGCCCCGGTCGGGGCGGCTTGAAAACCTTCGCCGTGTAA